A region of Veillonellaceae bacterium DNA encodes the following proteins:
- a CDS encoding energy-coupling factor transporter transmembrane protein EcfT, with protein MRNLVPLTKIILTLGTAVWAIVLQKPESLLLLCLFEILILLVSGELFRSVKALVMLTVFAAFLGLIEKIGGGSNVESVVAALRMLGMTIIFIYLLGTVRLQDLTAAMVQQMKVPYEYAFMFTAGLRFIPDFVDENRAVAEAQACRGISVKGNFFKQIKRYMSIVRPLMLRSLGRSETMALSLELRGFGGSNRTFMESVAPKGTDYLMIILIVLITAGVIYARLKLGA; from the coding sequence ATGAGAAATCTTGTTCCGCTGACGAAAATAATACTGACGCTGGGAACAGCCGTCTGGGCGATCGTTCTCCAGAAGCCTGAAAGCCTTCTTCTTCTCTGTCTTTTTGAGATCCTGATTCTTCTTGTCTCAGGAGAACTTTTCAGAAGCGTCAAAGCTCTCGTTATGCTTACTGTATTTGCCGCATTTCTCGGGCTCATTGAGAAAATCGGCGGCGGTTCCAATGTGGAATCCGTCGTAGCTGCCTTGAGAATGCTGGGCATGACAATCATCTTTATTTATCTTCTTGGCACTGTCCGCCTGCAGGATCTGACAGCAGCCATGGTGCAGCAGATGAAGGTGCCTTATGAATATGCTTTCATGTTTACTGCCGGACTTCGTTTTATTCCTGACTTTGTGGATGAGAACAGGGCCGTTGCAGAAGCGCAGGCATGCCGCGGGATCTCTGTCAAAGGCAATTTCTTCAAGCAGATTAAAAGATACATGTCCATTGTCCGTCCTTTGATGCTCCGATCCCTGGGAAGAAGCGAGACCATGGCGCTTTCGCTGGAACTTCGCGGATTTGGCGGATCGAACAGAACCTTCATGGAAAGTGTAGCTCCCAAAGGAACAGACTATCTTATGATAATCCTCATCGTTCTCATTACTGCCGGCGTAATATATGCAAGGCTGAAACTCGGCGCATAA
- a CDS encoding Ppx/GppA family phosphatase, with protein sequence MDRIAIIDLGSNSIRFIVMQIGEQGSYKLIYQEKKSIRLAEGMTQETRLLTEEAQERALKCLTVYAHIIEVQKVKKVLAVATAAVRNAVNGASFLKRVRMTTGISMTIISGRAEAALGFSGVIHTIDRKDFLLFDLGGASVEISLVKNKKRLHSVSIPYGAVTLTEMFQSSGTVSQSKLTEMRKFIQSKLDKITWFPETPLLVIGVGGTVRNLAKVHQRSTGYPLPKLHNYNLPSEDLFEMVKDITSKTFEERQHISGLSSERADIIIAGALTVQEIIRKAKSSYLTISGCGLREGLFFHYYDPIYDKDGDKRQHMLINSIKNYLHTVTGEYAFHSRYVTALALSMFDQWKHVHGLSSRMRTLLMAAGFLHDSGSMINYYNHARHSAYIAANAHIFGWSQKEQVMCSLLCAFHHGFSGKYIRNNDASKILSEEEMLDVRKAALFLALAEGLDESQEQCITQVICTSAKDAMDLRIYTSRNNFDVPAHATGHLLREFEKVFRVPLRVQWFPGSRNANKLVQTARKL encoded by the coding sequence ATGGACCGTATAGCTATTATTGATCTGGGTTCCAACTCGATCCGCTTCATTGTCATGCAGATCGGAGAGCAGGGATCCTACAAACTCATTTATCAGGAAAAGAAATCCATCCGCCTTGCGGAAGGCATGACACAGGAGACGCGTCTCCTGACGGAAGAAGCACAGGAGCGTGCACTGAAATGCCTGACTGTATATGCGCATATTATTGAAGTCCAGAAGGTAAAGAAAGTGCTGGCTGTCGCCACTGCTGCAGTAAGGAATGCTGTAAACGGAGCTTCCTTCCTGAAGCGTGTCCGCATGACTACAGGCATTTCCATGACGATCATCAGCGGGCGCGCAGAAGCCGCCCTCGGTTTTTCCGGCGTCATCCACACGATCGACCGCAAGGATTTCCTTCTCTTCGATCTGGGCGGAGCCAGCGTGGAAATTTCTCTTGTAAAAAACAAAAAGCGCCTTCACTCCGTCAGCATTCCCTACGGTGCTGTTACATTAACAGAGATGTTCCAGTCTTCCGGGACGGTCTCCCAATCGAAGCTCACTGAAATGAGAAAATTCATTCAGTCTAAGCTCGATAAGATTACCTGGTTCCCTGAAACGCCTCTTCTTGTCATAGGAGTCGGAGGAACTGTCAGAAACCTTGCAAAAGTTCACCAGAGAAGCACAGGCTATCCGCTTCCAAAACTGCATAATTACAATCTGCCTTCCGAAGATCTCTTTGAAATGGTAAAAGATATTACCTCCAAGACCTTCGAAGAGCGCCAGCACATCAGCGGCCTTTCTTCCGAACGCGCTGACATCATCATTGCAGGCGCCCTGACCGTTCAGGAAATCATCAGGAAAGCCAAGTCATCTTATCTTACGATATCCGGATGCGGCCTTCGTGAAGGGCTCTTCTTCCACTACTATGATCCGATTTATGACAAGGACGGGGATAAGCGCCAGCACATGCTGATCAATTCCATCAAGAATTATCTCCATACGGTTACCGGGGAATACGCATTCCATTCCCGTTATGTCACTGCCCTTGCCCTTTCCATGTTCGATCAGTGGAAGCATGTCCACGGACTCAGCTCCCGTATGCGTACGCTCCTGATGGCTGCAGGTTTCCTTCATGATTCAGGCTCCATGATCAACTATTACAACCATGCGCGCCACAGCGCATACATCGCGGCCAATGCACACATTTTCGGCTGGTCCCAGAAGGAACAGGTCATGTGCTCTCTCCTCTGTGCTTTCCACCACGGATTCTCAGGGAAATATATAAGGAATAATGATGCTTCGAAAATCCTTTCTGAAGAGGAAATGCTCGACGTCAGAAAAGCAGCCCTCTTCCTGGCACTTGCCGAGGGACTCGATGAAAGCCAGGAACAGTGCATTACTCAGGTCATCTGCACATCTGCCAAGGATGCCATGGATCTTCGTATTTACACAAGCAGGAACAATTTCGACGTACCGGCTCATGCAACAGGCCATCTTCTCCGCGAATTTGAAAAGGTTTTCCGCGTTCCCCTCCGTGTACAGTGGTTCCCTGGAAGCAGGAATGCCAATAAGCTTGTCCAGACTGCGAGAAAACTGTAA
- a CDS encoding exopolyphosphatase, whose protein sequence is MADRKPLVYGIIHIGSSNVSMKIVEYASMDEMRIIESVRKDTSFGEEVFNHRKLSFDSIRKLCRMLNGLKQLLSDYQVKVYAVYATAVIREAENARSILDLIRVNTGFNVQVVDMPQEIYFKHFALQYLLRRFNKEQEGRLGRNFLFVDITSGCVGLTVWEHGSLCFQHNVHIGTLRLLETFKTNQRDSRYFPEALGEYIHAIMEPLWMFVRNHQIDTVIFSGREARIVGKQLNLELDSQSIAEVKPETFYKYYEESGRLSTSMLMQKNHISESTAAVISPTVHIYKEILDNIPATNAVMMGMTFLQACCMFYGAQKVKDPALLYMRAQNLELTRSIAESYYYEPAHAKAMELYSYVIIRAFDRYNGLNERDEFLLRMAIILYQIGKYVNLLGSSSSAWNIIRGTDIFGISDKEKDIVACIVYYDHKGEPTDEDEPFRVLPDDSKMTAMKLISIFRLVRAMDMSRKQKLKDVTARITGDSLLIEYESDEDTALETWIFDKEKELFENVFGMEAKFERR, encoded by the coding sequence ATGGCAGATCGAAAGCCGCTGGTTTACGGGATCATCCACATTGGATCATCAAACGTATCGATGAAAATTGTGGAATATGCCAGCATGGATGAAATGCGCATCATTGAATCAGTCCGCAAGGACACCAGTTTCGGTGAAGAAGTCTTCAATCACAGGAAGCTTTCTTTTGATTCAATACGCAAATTATGCCGTATGCTGAATGGTTTGAAACAGCTTTTATCGGATTATCAGGTGAAGGTGTATGCAGTTTATGCGACTGCAGTCATCCGCGAAGCGGAGAATGCCAGATCCATTCTTGACCTGATCCGGGTCAATACGGGTTTTAATGTGCAGGTTGTCGACATGCCGCAGGAAATATATTTCAAGCATTTCGCACTGCAGTACTTATTAAGAAGATTCAACAAGGAACAGGAGGGGCGCCTGGGAAGGAATTTCCTGTTTGTGGATATTACTTCAGGCTGCGTAGGCCTTACTGTATGGGAACACGGTTCACTCTGCTTCCAGCACAATGTCCACATCGGTACGCTCCGCCTTCTGGAAACGTTCAAGACGAATCAGAGGGATTCCAGATATTTCCCGGAAGCACTCGGGGAATACATCCATGCAATCATGGAACCACTCTGGATGTTTGTCAGAAATCATCAGATCGATACAGTCATTTTCTCCGGCCGCGAAGCAAGAATCGTAGGAAAGCAGCTGAATCTTGAGCTGGACAGCCAGAGCATTGCGGAAGTGAAGCCGGAAACCTTCTACAAATATTATGAAGAGTCGGGAAGGCTCTCCACTTCCATGCTGATGCAGAAAAATCACATCAGCGAATCCACAGCGGCAGTCATCAGTCCGACAGTTCATATATATAAGGAAATATTAGATAATATTCCCGCTACAAATGCTGTCATGATGGGCATGACATTCCTTCAGGCTTGCTGCATGTTCTACGGCGCGCAGAAGGTGAAGGATCCGGCGCTTCTGTACATGAGAGCGCAGAATCTTGAACTCACCAGATCGATTGCGGAATCGTATTACTATGAACCGGCCCATGCCAAGGCTATGGAACTTTACAGCTATGTAATCATCAGGGCCTTTGACAGGTACAACGGCCTCAATGAAAGAGATGAATTCCTGCTGAGGATGGCCATCATCCTTTACCAGATCGGCAAGTATGTCAATCTGCTCGGGTCCTCTTCCTCGGCATGGAATATTATCCGCGGAACTGATATCTTCGGCATCTCCGACAAGGAAAAGGATATTGTGGCATGCATTGTCTATTACGACCATAAAGGCGAGCCGACGGATGAGGATGAACCTTTCCGCGTGCTTCCGGATGATTCCAAGATGACAGCCATGAAGCTTATTTCCATTTTCCGTCTGGTCCGTGCCATGGATATGTCCAGAAAGCAGAAGCTCAAGGATGTCACGGCAAGGATTACAGGTGATTCGCTTCTTATTGAATATGAGAGCGATGAGGATACAGCTCTGGAAACATGGATTTTTGATAAAGAAAAAGAACTTTTTGAAAACGTGTTTGGCATGGAAGCCAAATTTGAACGGAGGTAG
- the queF gene encoding preQ(1) synthase: MSQRDDLDKLNQLGNKNTKYSYDYDPSLLEKIENKHQDNDYFIKFNCPEFTSLCPKTGQPDFATIYISYIPDKYMVESKSLKLYLFSYRNHGDFHEDCVNQIMIDLIRLLRPRYIEVWGKFLPRGGLSIDPFCNYGIPGTEWKDFARYRLLHHDLNPERIDNR; the protein is encoded by the coding sequence ATGAGCCAGAGAGATGATTTAGACAAGCTCAACCAGCTTGGAAATAAAAACACGAAGTATTCCTATGACTATGATCCCAGCCTTCTCGAGAAGATTGAGAACAAGCATCAGGACAACGATTATTTCATCAAATTCAACTGTCCTGAATTTACGAGCCTCTGCCCGAAGACAGGCCAGCCGGATTTCGCTACGATTTACATTTCCTATATTCCTGATAAATACATGGTGGAAAGCAAATCACTGAAGCTCTATCTTTTCAGCTACAGAAACCATGGCGACTTCCACGAAGACTGTGTCAATCAGATCATGATCGACCTGATCCGTCTGCTTCGCCCGCGTTATATCGAGGTATGGGGCAAGTTCCTGCCAAGAGGCGGCCTCTCCATCGATCCATTCTGCAACTATGGAATTCCGGGGACGGAATGGAAGGACTTTGCACGTTACCGCCTGCTGCACCACGATTTGAATCCGGAACGCATCGACAACCGTTAA